In one Methylocaldum szegediense genomic region, the following are encoded:
- a CDS encoding CDP-diacylglycerol diphosphatase, with protein sequence MNKLHLTRRLIPFALLTQFSAEILGDTAPNLDKDCTDPSNFADPACSLWLSVEDCKDVQPGDSCPHHPPYIKHIGEISAHSYHTVFNAIYDSCDTSKGPGHWLVVPNYPVIGVEDHAHRDPRSWKLAWDLAKDENIPTEDIALAINPLPKRSKHQLHIHVGKLMDDMKSAINNNQIVPHDGHWHQVKLGNITYYAIFDDGQFTDPFTMVSKKVGEENMACNGIIIAGAKTGFYVLHTGGTYDSGSNSCTYSVFVEGQLNYSCPP encoded by the coding sequence ATGAATAAATTACATTTAACCCGGCGGCTTATACCTTTCGCCTTACTTACTCAGTTCAGCGCTGAAATTTTGGGCGATACTGCGCCAAACCTGGACAAAGATTGTACCGATCCATCGAACTTTGCCGATCCCGCGTGTAGTCTTTGGCTCAGTGTTGAGGACTGCAAAGATGTTCAACCGGGTGACTCCTGTCCGCATCATCCACCCTATATTAAACATATCGGAGAGATATCGGCCCACTCTTATCACACTGTGTTCAACGCAATATACGACAGTTGCGATACCTCGAAAGGACCCGGTCACTGGCTAGTTGTGCCGAACTATCCTGTTATCGGTGTAGAGGATCATGCTCACCGAGACCCAAGATCTTGGAAATTGGCGTGGGATCTGGCTAAGGATGAAAACATTCCCACTGAGGATATTGCGCTTGCGATTAATCCATTGCCGAAGCGGAGCAAACATCAACTGCATATTCATGTCGGTAAGCTCATGGACGATATGAAAAGCGCGATCAATAATAATCAGATCGTTCCTCATGATGGACATTGGCATCAAGTTAAGCTCGGCAATATAACCTATTATGCGATTTTCGATGACGGTCAATTTACCGACCCGTTCACGATGGTTAGTAAAAAAGTTGGTGAGGAAAATATGGCATGTAACGGTATAATTATCGCGGGAGCAAAAACTGGATTTTATGTTTTACATACTGGCGGTACTTATGATAGCGGGAGTAATTCTTGCACCTATAGCGTGTTTGTTGAGGGACAGCTGAACTACTCATGCCCTCCTTGA
- a CDS encoding alpha/beta hydrolase has product MAYLTNLCLRWLGISAVLFLCICPITFAKWVDESTYGYPYKNAYTATATVAILKDCEQRYVWEESQDLELELIPGRNEVPLLEGKGKLRVRYSPYPGPSPLVFVLPGFGGSAYSGAVRYLAQLLTDHGFQVLSLPSPFHWNFTLAASRSALPGLTERDSEDMYRAMQAALNAVRERFHPEITRIGLVGLSHGALTAAFVRKFDLERKEIGFDATLMINPPIDLLGAIRTIEQLANLEKLYTEQQRSSIQSYAIGTGRAALSRSIEDPGYFADWDRRLQLDDEQIRYLIGWTLRQPVGSSLYVSSLVNPSMGFLQTPISWGYRSARLEEARSYSLMAYLEKVLVPHLERRKQTLSFEELVRASSLKSIAPTLGNDPTVYLMHNADDFLVSEEDLRSIERIFGDRAIIYPHGGHLGNLWYTQNRRDILAILNALLRDPADARRTTNGASMSVVP; this is encoded by the coding sequence ATGGCATACCTCACGAACTTGTGCCTTCGGTGGCTCGGAATCTCGGCCGTGCTGTTTCTGTGCATCTGTCCGATCACGTTTGCCAAATGGGTAGACGAATCCACCTATGGCTACCCCTATAAAAACGCTTATACCGCCACCGCCACCGTCGCCATCCTGAAAGACTGCGAACAGCGCTATGTTTGGGAAGAGTCCCAGGATTTAGAACTGGAATTGATCCCAGGCCGGAACGAAGTTCCGCTGCTCGAAGGCAAAGGAAAACTGCGGGTCCGCTATTCGCCATACCCTGGACCTTCACCGCTGGTGTTTGTCCTGCCTGGGTTCGGCGGTTCCGCCTATTCGGGCGCCGTCCGATATCTCGCGCAGTTGCTGACCGACCATGGATTTCAGGTGTTATCGCTACCCTCGCCGTTCCACTGGAATTTCACTTTAGCGGCCAGTCGCTCGGCCTTGCCGGGTCTCACCGAAAGGGATAGCGAGGACATGTACCGAGCCATGCAAGCCGCCCTGAACGCCGTGCGCGAGCGGTTTCATCCGGAAATCACCCGAATCGGCCTGGTCGGATTGAGCCACGGCGCTTTGACGGCGGCCTTCGTCCGCAAGTTCGACTTGGAAAGAAAGGAAATCGGCTTCGACGCAACCCTGATGATCAACCCGCCCATCGATCTGCTCGGGGCCATCCGCACGATAGAGCAGTTAGCGAATTTGGAAAAGCTCTACACGGAACAGCAAAGATCGAGCATCCAGTCCTATGCCATCGGCACTGGCAGGGCCGCCCTCAGCCGCAGCATCGAGGATCCCGGTTATTTTGCCGATTGGGACCGGCGCCTCCAGTTGGATGACGAACAGATCCGCTATCTGATCGGATGGACCTTGCGTCAGCCGGTGGGAAGCTCGCTTTACGTCAGTTCACTAGTCAACCCCTCGATGGGATTTCTCCAAACCCCGATCAGCTGGGGCTATCGCAGCGCGCGTCTGGAAGAGGCGCGATCCTATAGCCTCATGGCCTACCTCGAAAAGGTCCTGGTGCCGCACCTGGAGCGGCGTAAACAAACACTCAGCTTCGAGGAATTGGTCAGAGCGTCATCGCTGAAAAGTATCGCGCCGACCTTGGGCAACGATCCGACGGTTTATCTGATGCATAACGCGGACGACTTTCTGGTCTCCGAAGAAGACCTGAGATCCATCGAACGGATTTTCGGCGACCGCGCCATCATCTATCCCCACGGCGGTCATCTCGGCAATCTTTGGTACACGCAGAACCGTCGGGACATTCTCGCCATATTGAATGCCCTCCTGCGCGATCCCGCCGACGCGAGAAGGACAACGAACGGCGCTTCCATGTCGGTAGTGCCTTAA
- a CDS encoding hydrogenase maturation protease: MTPIRVLGLGSPFGDDRVGWITVENLMRSDGFRALPEGFASAEICDPVGNNLLDAMRGARLAILIDAVRSGAAAGTIMRLNAQNLEDGTEPCSSHGFGLSATLALGRALNDLPQDVVLFLVEVPADAGFGPAENLSEPVAMAIPDLTAAVLNEIAEWTAHGAQ; the protein is encoded by the coding sequence ATGACGCCGATCCGCGTCCTGGGACTCGGTTCCCCATTCGGCGACGACCGGGTCGGCTGGATTACGGTGGAAAACCTGATGCGATCGGACGGCTTCCGCGCATTGCCGGAAGGATTCGCGTCGGCGGAAATCTGTGATCCGGTCGGCAATAATCTGCTCGACGCCATGCGCGGCGCGCGTCTCGCGATCCTGATCGACGCCGTACGGTCCGGAGCGGCGGCAGGTACAATCATGCGCCTGAACGCGCAGAATCTCGAAGATGGCACTGAGCCCTGTTCCAGCCACGGTTTCGGACTGTCCGCAACCCTGGCTCTGGGTCGGGCCTTGAACGATCTGCCGCAAGACGTCGTGCTGTTTCTCGTCGAAGTTCCGGCCGATGCGGGGTTCGGACCGGCCGAAAACTTGAGCGAGCCGGTGGCGATGGCGATTCCCGACTTGACGGCCGCCGTGCTGAATGAAATTGCGGAGTGGACCGCACATGGTGCGCAGTAA